Proteins encoded in a region of the Mesoaciditoga lauensis cd-1655R = DSM 25116 genome:
- the queF gene encoding preQ(1) synthase, which yields MPEAEGRTYNFSDESAIETDVLETIQFENKDGEIVKYETDEFSAVCPFSGLPDIAKISIEYIPTNKIVELKSLKYYFISFRNVGIYQERATQRIFDDLYDLLKPRWMKITVIYNTRGGIDATTIIEKGEKEKK from the coding sequence ATGCCAGAAGCTGAAGGGAGAACTTACAATTTTTCGGATGAAAGTGCGATAGAAACTGATGTTTTAGAAACTATACAATTCGAGAACAAAGATGGGGAGATCGTTAAGTACGAAACTGACGAATTTTCAGCAGTTTGCCCTTTTTCTGGATTGCCAGATATTGCAAAGATCTCCATTGAATACATTCCCACAAATAAGATCGTGGAATTGAAATCTCTGAAATACTATTTCATATCCTTTAGAAACGTTGGGATTTACCAAGAAAGAGCAACTCAAAGAATATTCGACGATCTTTATGATCTGTTAAAACCAAGATGGATGAAAATTACGGTGATCTACAACACAAGAGGTGGCATAGATGCTACGACGATCATAGAAAAAGGAGAGAAAGAAAAGAAATGA
- a CDS encoding queuosine precursor transporter — MNSSKQKKITPLYVGLAVSFVACLLVANVTAGRLVNFWGITLPGAVLIFPISYIFGDILTEVYGFKRSRLVIWLGLGANVFMALFFLLVNALPAPIWWQSQAKSYSLVLGLAPRAVLASITAYFIGEYLNSMVLSKMKILTKGKWLWTRTIGSTVVGEGADTTIFITIAFAGLMSTHNLLFLMMAQYLFKVIYEVIATPLTYFVVFKVKKIEGIDTYDYGEKYNPLGLKID; from the coding sequence ATGAATTCATCTAAGCAAAAGAAAATCACTCCTCTCTACGTTGGATTAGCGGTATCTTTTGTTGCATGTTTGTTGGTGGCTAACGTTACGGCAGGAAGACTCGTGAACTTTTGGGGAATCACCTTGCCGGGTGCCGTTTTGATATTCCCCATCTCTTACATATTTGGTGATATATTAACCGAAGTATATGGGTTCAAGAGATCACGACTTGTTATATGGTTGGGCTTAGGAGCAAACGTTTTTATGGCGCTTTTTTTCTTACTTGTCAACGCTTTGCCGGCACCTATTTGGTGGCAATCGCAAGCGAAATCTTACAGCCTTGTCTTGGGACTAGCGCCAAGAGCCGTGTTGGCTTCTATTACTGCTTATTTCATAGGAGAGTATTTGAACTCCATGGTGCTAAGCAAGATGAAAATACTTACCAAAGGAAAATGGTTGTGGACAAGAACGATAGGTTCAACTGTCGTAGGGGAAGGTGCCGATACGACAATTTTCATCACGATCGCTTTTGCTGGCCTTATGTCAACGCATAACCTCTTGTTTCTTATGATGGCACAATATCTCTTCAAGGTGATATATGAAGTAATTGCAACACCTTTAACTTACTTTGTTGTCTTCAAAGTGAAAAAGATAGAAGGCATAGACACATACGATTACGGAGAAAAATACAATCCACTTGGATTGAAGATCGATTAG
- a CDS encoding RbsD/FucU family protein yields the protein MLKGIPEVLSPQLLKILDEMGHGDEILLADANYPVESAGMKNGSYVVRADGIGMVEILEAILKLFPLDTFSDYNIALMTPEKGEPEIWKEYEKIFISSSEEVKFKKFSRFEFYDLAAKSYAIVATGERALYANIIMKKGVIK from the coding sequence ATGTTAAAGGGAATTCCAGAGGTTTTATCGCCTCAACTTCTTAAGATACTCGATGAGATGGGCCATGGAGATGAAATTCTTCTTGCAGATGCAAACTATCCCGTTGAATCAGCTGGAATGAAAAATGGCTCTTACGTTGTAAGAGCAGATGGAATTGGAATGGTTGAAATATTAGAAGCTATTTTAAAACTCTTTCCATTGGACACCTTTTCGGATTACAACATCGCCTTAATGACCCCGGAAAAAGGGGAGCCCGAAATATGGAAAGAATACGAAAAGATTTTTATCTCTTCATCCGAAGAGGTAAAATTCAAAAAGTTTTCACGTTTTGAATTTTATGATTTGGCCGCTAAATCGTATGCAATAGTGGCAACTGGAGAACGTGCTTTGTATGCAAATATAATAATGAAAAAAGGTGTTATAAAATGA